The Deinococcus arcticus genome contains the following window.
CGTCAGCTCGGTAAAGCCCACGAGGCGGTGGTCGGCGGTCCGGCGCGCCACCGCCAGCACCCGCTGTCGCCCCGACGCCTGAAAGTGCGCCTCTGCCTCGCGGAACTGCTCGGTGCTCATCGCGCTGTCTTCCACGTCCAGGTCCCCCAGCGGCTGGTCGTTCATCACCTGGGTCAGTTCGGCAAAGGCGGCGAGGTCGGCCCCAGGCAGCTCGGCTTCCCAGAGGTCCAGGCGGTGGCCCTGGGCGCGCGCCTGTCCCTGCGTGGCCCACTGTGCCAGCCGCTCGTGCGAGACCTCTGTCAGCGCCAGCTGGTTCACCTGCGCGCTCAGGCCCGGGGTGGCCCCGGCCCGGCGCAGGGCCGCTTCGCCTGCCGGCACCCGCGCGTGGCTGCTCAGCAGCAGCAGCCGGCGGTCAGCCTCGTGGGCGGCCTCTGTGACCTGCGCCAGCAGGGCGCGGCCCAGGCCCTGGCGGCGGTAGGAAGCCAGCACCCCCAGCCCCACCTGCGCCAGATGCCGGTTCTGGTCCAGGTTCACCAGCGCCACGTTCGCCTCGGCCACCACGCGCGCGCCGTCGCGCACCACCCAGCCGGGCAGGGTCACGAACGGCGGCAGGTGGCGCAGCTGCGCGGCCAGCTGGCCGGGTTGAATGGCCGGATCGTCCGGCTGCCGTTCGTGCAGCTGGGCTGTCTGAAAGGCCGCCAGCGCCGTCATGAATGCGTCGGGCGCGGTGCGGGGGTCGTAGGGCTCCAGGTGCAGGCCAGCTGGCACGCGGGGCGGGTGGACGG
Protein-coding sequences here:
- a CDS encoding GNAT family N-acetyltransferase, which produces MPHTPLSTAVHPPRVPAGLHLEPYDPRTAPDAFMTALAAFQTAQLHERQPDDPAIQPGQLAAQLRHLPPFVTLPGWVVRDGARVVAEANVALVNLDQNRHLAQVGLGVLASYRRQGLGRALLAQVTEAAHEADRRLLLLSSHARVPAGEAALRRAGATPGLSAQVNQLALTEVSHERLAQWATQGQARAQGHRLDLWEAELPGADLAAFAELTQVMNDQPLGDLDVEDSAMSTEQFREAEAHFQASGRQRVLAVARRTADHRLVGFTELTWHPARPAILAQGATGVRPEARGLGLGRWLKAAALQRALARNPEARFVRTENADTNAAMRRINEELGFRPYSTTTLWQLEVAQAQTYLAGAAAR